The following nucleotide sequence is from Paracrocinitomix mangrovi.
ATTCGGTGCTTTGTCTCCTACCTTTAAATGTGTCATGTTTATTTTTTAGGTTTTGATTATTTTTTAATCATTTCTTGACGCAATATTAATCAAAATAAATAATACGCTCCAAGAATTTTGTCAATTATTTTATATTTCATCCTCCAATTAAGGATATTTGTTTAGCTTTAAATGGCTCTAAACACAAGCGATTGATGTCCAACTTTCTTAAAGAACAAGCACAGCATATCTACCAACAACATCAAGGGGAATTTGATCAAATATCTGTCATCATTCCCAACAGAAGAGCTGCCGTGTATTTACAAAAGTACCTAGCTGACATCATTCAGAAGCCATTCTATGCTCCAGAGATATTAACAATTCACGAATGGATTGATAAAAACACCCCTCAAAACATACTTAACAAGACAGAATTACTTTTTGTTCTTTATGAAATTCACTGCGAATTGATGGGAGAAAATAAGGAAGACTTTGACCAATTCATTTTGTGGGGACAAATCATGTTGAGTGATTTTGATGAGATTGACAGATACCTGATTCCTCCTGAGACTGCCTTCCAGAACCTTAAAGACATTAAAGCCTTAGAAAGTTGGGACATAGAGGAATCAGAAATGGGTAAAGCCCAAAAACTTTTTGAGAAACTATGGGATCAGCTCGGCGACTATTACAATCTTTTAAATAAAAAGTTAGCTGAGCAAAACGCCATTTACTCAGGTAAAGCGTACCTCAATTTTTATGAAAGATTGAATCAAATTAAGATTCCTAAAAAAGTATTTTTTCTAGGATTCAATGCTATATCCAAAGTTGAAGAATCTATAATGAAACAACTCATAATAGAGGAAAAGGCAGAAGTTATATTTGATATTGATAAGTTCTATTTTGATAATCCACATCACGAAGCAGCACATTTTTACCGCAAACTTTGTAAAGAGTGGAAAATAAAACCTACCGTTAGAGATGACTTTAACAGTTCACCAAAAAGTATTGAAATAATTGAATGCTCTCAACAAGTATCACAGGCTAAAATTGGCGGAGCACTTGTAAAAGAATTAAAAGACAAGAATTATAAAATGGGAAATACCGCAGTAGTATTGGCAGATGAATCCCTTTTAATTCCTTTTACCAAATCCCTACCACAGGATCTTGAAAAAGCAAACATCACAATGGGCTGGCCAATAAAATTCTCCCATTTACAGAGCTTTTTAGACATAGTTTTTGATTTCCAATTTAATTTTCAAAAATTTAAATCTTCAAAAATCTATCACAAGACACTCACTGAATTAATTCAACATCCTTATACCAAATCACTTTTGGGAAAAACATTTTCCGTATCCGACATATTGAATGAAATCACCAAAAGCAATCAAATATTTATTGAAAAAGAATCGCTACTAATTGACTATCCGGGATTAGCTAAGTTTGAAAATATATTTAAACAATGGCCGAAAAGTAATTCAGGAAAGTTGGAAGTTTTTGATGGAATTACAACTTTACTGTATGGTTCATTTAAAAACAAAGAAGAGAGAGAGATTGATTTGGAAATTATCTATCAATTCAATCTTGGTTTACAGAAATTTGTAAAAGTAGTCTCACAGCAAAACATAGAACTCAAACTACATGTATTCAAAAATCTGTTCTATCAATTTTGGCAAAACGAAACACTTTCATTTTTAGGTAATCCAATTGACGGATTACAGGTAATGGGAATTTTAGAAACCCGTACAATTGACT
It contains:
- a CDS encoding PD-(D/E)XK nuclease family protein, whose product is MSNFLKEQAQHIYQQHQGEFDQISVIIPNRRAAVYLQKYLADIIQKPFYAPEILTIHEWIDKNTPQNILNKTELLFVLYEIHCELMGENKEDFDQFILWGQIMLSDFDEIDRYLIPPETAFQNLKDIKALESWDIEESEMGKAQKLFEKLWDQLGDYYNLLNKKLAEQNAIYSGKAYLNFYERLNQIKIPKKVFFLGFNAISKVEESIMKQLIIEEKAEVIFDIDKFYFDNPHHEAAHFYRKLCKEWKIKPTVRDDFNSSPKSIEIIECSQQVSQAKIGGALVKELKDKNYKMGNTAVVLADESLLIPFTKSLPQDLEKANITMGWPIKFSHLQSFLDIVFDFQFNFQKFKSSKIYHKTLTELIQHPYTKSLLGKTFSVSDILNEITKSNQIFIEKESLLIDYPGLAKFENIFKQWPKSNSGKLEVFDGITTLLYGSFKNKEEREIDLEIIYQFNLGLQKFVKVVSQQNIELKLHVFKNLFYQFWQNETLSFLGNPIDGLQVMGILETRTIDFDNLIFLGMNEGNLPKTNSNNSFIPRDLRLYLNLPTEEDRQAIFSHHFYRSLHRAENVYMVYNSTTDKMSSGEKSRYIIQLENELDKSFHHFKTSVYSGNDTKATTSQTVYKSTPEVHKKLDELIEQKGLSPSALNKLIYCPLDFYYRYILDFKEDENVEESIESSTFGTAIHEVLERIIEDNFKDGDTYQALNISKLSAENKPEQIRKRLETAYLKGDGMKQYKLSDLQYGQNKLSFDVSMRLIGSFLKEQIDELKNTEEAVTPIDLEKAVEASFSISRNGLNKQIKIQGHADRIDKKGEVYRILDYKSGKSKADKLVLKDDLSSAEKMENLFNNPDLKFARQLLMYGIMFRSTYKSEIPDSSPLQAGIISMINISDWIQSVSYKGNNCIDNQLLELFQNALGEFILDLYDPDFEFKHNPDSMYCQHCGK